From Deltaproteobacteria bacterium:
CGAGCTAAAGATTATGCTCGTTCAGACGAATATAAAGTTGGACGAGCTGGCCGACAAGCTCTCCCTTCTGAGCGAGAGGGTGGCCGCCATGAGCGCCGAGAGGAGGCGCCTCGAAGCGAGGAGGGCCGCGCTCGAGGGGAGCGGCTCCGGCGAGACCCAGGAGCGCGGGGGTGCGGCCGTGCCGCACGCCGGTGGCGAGGCCCTTCACGGGGCGGAGGAGCCGCCGCACTGGCTCGAGGTGGTCGAGCTCGGAGGCGAAGAGGCGCGGCGGGGAGAGCGGCGCGGCGGCGTGGATGCCGCGCCCGGCGCAAAGGAGCGCAAGGAGGTCCCGGAGCGGCTCTACAGGCTGGGCCAGGAACTCTTCATGGCCGAGAAATACGCCGACGCCAGGGCGGTCTTCGACAACCTGATCGACAACTTTCCCGATCACGAGCTCAGCGACAACGCCCTCTACTGGTCGGG
This genomic window contains:
- the ybgF gene encoding tol-pal system protein YbgF; the encoded protein is MEKKPVVFIGVALFLAGCAASAPVEDGSVEKALAARTDELKIMLVQTNIKLDELADKLSLLSERVAAMSAERRRLEARRAALEGSGSGETQERGGAAVPHAGGEALHGAEEPPHWLEVVELGGEEARRGERRGGVDAAPGAKERKEVPERLYRLGQELFMAEKYADARAVFDNLIDNFPDHELSDNALYWSGETFYSERDYRSALERFSEVAARYPQGNKAPDALLKVAFSHIELYEMDRAREALKGLVERYPDSKAAERARKTLREVEGLK